The Raphanus sativus cultivar WK10039 unplaced genomic scaffold, ASM80110v3 Scaffold2656, whole genome shotgun sequence genome segment AATTTATTCAGCCAGGTTATCAGGAACATGTTATAAAAATCATTTCTGTAAGAACACAAAATTATTGTGCCATTTCCATGATACCTTTTGGACAATGAAGCctcatgagtttcccttgtgttcATACTACACACGTGAGATTTATGGGagaactcttttgtgcctttaaatctttgcatcagattttaaaatttatttcggatggctaatccggtcataccattaagtataatttcgtggctaaccttactggttaccaaAAGCCATTGTTCCttatcatattgatcatttGCATAGTCTAGATCAACATGGAGAATTTTATTCTTGATCATTTATACCTTTggcaaattttcttttacatacACAGAAAGAACATTTCTGTCCTTAGCCCATTCGAAAccattcaaaaataaattaatggggCTTTCATTTTGAGTGAATAAAATCGTCCCTCCTTAGGGAAATGCCATAGGATTTGTCTCTTCAAGACATACTGGTTTTCGAAATTTTCttgtcatttttcaatcaaagattgtaataaaattttattaatgctTTCCAGAGATGACAAGatgaaataaaatgaaaaacaaatcataaataaaaattcaggatgtcaaaataaaaataaaacaaaaccggCCATTCCTTTTAACACTTTGGATATGGCTTACATTGATTCTTATTCAATGAATAGATCAAGCTCATTATCTACATGAGTCCACTCGGTTTGTTCTTCTCCAGCTTCAGGAATACTCAAATCAAACTCTTGTCTCAGCTTATGTATGCTTAAGATCTCATCAAATTGCTTGATGTTCTCtgcctttgttttctttttcttctcaatTTCCAACAGTTTGTCGAGTAGATCAAAGTAAGTAGTACACTTACTGGCGTGATATAAAGATATCGCATCACTCGGATGGATAGTCTCACGAGTCTTGGTGAGCTTATCCCTGTTGGTTGTCGACTCTCCAAATAGGTTGAGAGTGTAGGCGATTCTCATAAGGTCAGAG includes the following:
- the LOC130505876 gene encoding uncharacterized protein LOC130505876 produces the protein MNTSGRLKLRGVWKCTKWDNDTPACERSYALKITKDKLCDDLKMMYSYINDPHYLWYTLNNRYSEMFLHKAEKEWREIKFQNYESVNKYDSDLMRIAYTLNLFGESTTNRDKLTKTRETIHPSDAISLYHASKCTTYFDLLDKLLEIEKKKKTKAENIKQFDEILSIHKLRQEFDLSIPEAGEEQTEWTHVDNELDLFIE